AGTGATAACTTCAACAATCATTTGCACACTGCACATTACCAGGGTATTTAGCCGACTTTAGCAGAACAATTTCATACAGGCTGTCTTTAACCTCGCAGTGCATGTAGTGGAGCTACCGGCAAATAGCCGAAGCTGCGCTTTTTGTTGCAGGCGAGAGCTGATTTGGCACGCGCTTACTTGCGCTCTGTAAATATTTACTGTCACGACAAGAATAAAAACGTCAGGATCTAAGAGATGGCTCAAACCCAAGTTCTGGATGAGGTTTCGCGCGGCCAATCGCGCCTAATGGAACCCTCAATTCTTCCCGTCTGGCTCAATCAGCGTGCCATCAGCAATCGCGGATACATCGGCCTTTGGATCTCAATGGCGGTTATCATTGCCACATTTCAACTGGGTGCTGGCGGCGTTGCCGGACTTCCTCTGCCAATCGTTATCGCGACAATCTTCTTCGCCAACCTTTTGCTTGGCATCGTTATGGCGCTCACAGCAGATATTGGGACTGAACACGGCATCTCTTTTGCTGTTTACCTGCGCGCACCGTTTGGTACGGTTGGCACACACATCCCCTCCATTACCCGCGGTATTGTGGCCGCGATCTGGTTTGGCATTCAAACCTACCTTGGCGCACTGGCGCTTAACGGAATTTTCGCTTATCTCACCGGCTTCGATAACTGGATTGTCTGGTACATCAGCTTTGCGATCCTTCAGGTTGCTAACACAGCCATGGGCATTCGTGCTGTTGAGCGGCTTGCGAAAATCGCGGCTCCGGCGATCATGGCTATTTCAGTTTGGATGTACTTCACCGTCGACGGGTTAGCGACTGCCAGCGGAAAAGATATCTGGTCATTTGCGGGCGATGCGGAAATTTCCATTCTGGCTCTTTTTGTCGCCAACATGGCCTTCTGGTCCTCTCTGGCCGTCGACATCCCCAACATCACCCGCTTCTTGCATGTTGAAGCGGGCACCAAAAGCTTCTTCAAGCGTAACAAGAATGTATTTTTGGCTCAGTTTGTTGCGCTCCCGGTCGTACAGAGCTGGATCGCGCTGATCGGCGCGGTATCCTTCATCGCAGCTGGTGACTGGAACCCGATCACGGTCATTCAGGGTCAAGGTGCTGGCATTACCCTCGTGGTTCTGCTCGTGATGGTGGTTCTGGCGCAGTGGTCTACTAACACCAGCGCGAACCTCATTCCGGCGGCGCTGACTTTCGTGAACGCAGGCGCTCCATGGATCAACTACGCGATGGGCCTTGTCCTTGCAGCGATTGTTGGCACACTAGCCATGCCATGGCTGATCCTTGATCACCTCTTCACCTACCTCGGTCTGTATGGTGCGATGCTTGCCTCTCTCGGCGGTATTATGATCTGCGATTACTTCGTGATCCGCAAACGCCGTCTCAACGTGCCTGAGCTTTATGAGGAAGATGGTCAGTTCCATTACATTGCGGGTTGCAACCCAGCAGGCCTGATTGCATGGGCCGTCGGCGGCGCACTGGCGATCTACGCAATTGAGCTCTCCTACTTTGTCGGATTTTTCACCGCCTTTGCACTGTACTGGGTGCTTATGAAGGCTTGGATCCTGCCGAAGTTCAAACAGGATGAACTGATGCATGCCGATGATGAGAAATATCTGGCAACCAGCGTCAACCGCAACTGGGTGTATCTTGAGGGTCAAGGCATGGTGAAGATGGACTGTGCAAGCATTCCCGCACACGCTTTGTCTCGCGAAGACCTCTAACGCTCCGGTGTGGGGGCATATTCAAAGACACGACAAATTAACAGCATCAAACCCCTTGCACATCCGTGTAAGGGGTTTGCGCGTATATGAGAGGCTAGGAGAGTGGACGGGCGAGCCGAGCACCATCCCCAGTGTTGTAACCCCGAACCTGAACTCGTAAGTGACGGTATTTGCTGCAATCAACGCAAACATAAAGAATAGGGGCCGCACTCAGTGTGGCGGCTTCCCTTTGTGTTTGCAATTCTAAGCCCTAGTGGATCGCTGTAAGTTTATCTGGATTGCGTTGCGCATAGATGGCGTTCACCTTCATCTCCGCATCATATGCAAAGGCAAACGTGGTGGTGATGCCGGACCCATCTACTGTTACCAGAGACAGACAAGCGTTGAGTTCCATAATCCACGCACGCCCACTGCGCGTTGCGGGCGATATAGCTTTGCGAATAAAGCCGAGCACTTGCTCAAGCCCCACCAACGGTTCCGGGATAGCGTTGACCTTGCCACCACCATCAGAAATGAGGGCAACATCTGCGGCTAGTAATTGAGAAAGCTTATCAGTTTGCCCTGTTTCCAAGGCAGACTGGAATGCATGAACCATCACAGCCTGTTTTTCAGCTGGCGCAACATAACACTGAGAGGCTTGCTGAACATTAGCTTTCGCCCGCGAGACAAGTTTACGGCAGCTTGCTGGGCTTATTTCCAGAATATCTGCAACCTCTTCATAGCTTGATGAGAATACTTCTCGCAGCAAAAATGCAGCTTTTTCCTTGGGACCAAGGCGTTCCATTACCAGCAAAAATGCCATTGTCAGGCTTTCCGCCAACTCAATACGGTCCTCTGGATTATCCTCTGATGCGGTGTGTAACGGCTCTGGAAGCCACATACCCACGTAGCTCTCCCGCTTTTTGCGTGCGGACTTCAAGAAATCCAATGCCTTACGCGTACACACGGTGGTGAGCCAAGCATCCGGGTTTACGATTTCAGCGTGCTTAGCGGTTGACCAGCTCAGGTACGTTTCCTGAACTACATCCTCCGCTTCTGCAACGGTGCCAAGCAGACGATATGCCAGCCCCATAAGCATGGGTCTGGCACTTTCAAAAACAGTTAGTGTAGAGTTTTTTATCATTATCAATGGTTCGATATTGCGATGCGGTTCCAGAGGTTAATCATGCCGACCATAGCAGTCATAGTGGAGATTTCCACATCACTATAGTGGGTTCTCAGCTTCTGGCGAAGCTCTGGTAATTCTTCTTCCCGGTTTAATTGAGTCAGGGCTTCAGTCCATTCAAACGCCAGCCTTACGTGCATCGCGAGTGTGCATCTGCACGCAAAATCCACAACCGTTGATTTGTGACGCACGTAGCAAAATGAGGTGGTGCAGTTTCTCATCAAACCCGGTGTTGCTGATCGTTGCTTCAACGCCTTGCAAGGCTGCCATAATCGGAGCAGCGTTTTCATAATGATTGATGGTGTTTTGAACGGTCATGTCCGTCTCCAGTGATTGTTTTTGTTGCCTTCACTGGTTCGACGAGACAGGTCTTCCATATGTGACGTGGGAATTGAAGAAAACCGTTTGAAAGCTATCACCTTTCAAAGACGACATACCAACCACATCACCCACCAATTAGAAGAGGCGGAGGCGGAGATATCCCGTTGGATTTGCCATTTGAAACCTGAGAAGGCCGAACAGATCGACGTTTTTGTGGCTGACTGGCATAGTTTGGATTACTTACTTTTACGGTCGGCGCATCTGTAATCTTATCAAAATATGACCTGTCATTGATAAGGTAAATTTCTTTTTTGAAGCGATAAACCAATCTGTCCGCCAGACGATTAAAAACCCATTCTGGTGAATAGTACTTGTTGAATCCAACAGACAAAGACGCGAACGTTCCCTTGCCTGGGTCGCCGCTCAACTTAAAGCGATGGACAACGCCGTTTGCTTTGGGGCCGATAAAGAAATAGCCATTCAGGTAACCGTTTGCTGAGCCTTTAAACCCCAAAACCGTTGTATATTTGATCTTCGTTAGCGCAATAGTCAGTTCGTGAGATGAAGTACCCGCAGGTACCCATTTTGCGCTTTCCCGAGCCATCCTATTGAATTTTTGCGTGAGCTGCTTTGCAACGAGAGCACCATGTTTAACATTAGGTGCAATGACCTTCACCTTATTGATCCGATAGGCGCCGCGCTCTTCTGGCGTCTTAGTGGTTACACACCCGCCCAATAGGAATAGAGGAAGAAGTAAAATCAAAAAACGAGTCATTTTTGCAATACCTGTAAGAGAATGAATGCAATTTACAGGTGTTAAAGTTAAACGTCGTTTAATACTGATCGCTTTCCATCCGCATCGCCTCTGTGCCAATTCATCCTGTGCACCACTCCTGATTTCCTACCGGAAATTGCGGTAGTTCAAATCTTCGCGCGGTTTGCTGGTTTAAGATTGGTTCCAAAGAGCAATAAGGAACAGACCCATGTCGGAGCTTCTTGAACGGTTTAAAGGGATCACCGAGGATCCTAGCCTCTCCTTTGCGCAAAAAGCGCGTTACCTCTCGCTGGAGGCAGAAAATTCTCTGCCCTACCCCGAGCTTGATGAGGAAACCGCCAAGGCACTGGAAGAGCGCGTTATCTGCGATATGTACGAGGGACACGCGCCCTTTAAACCGCGCTATGTGATGCCGGATTATTCGGTTGTGTTGGAACAGGGCAGCAAGTTCCTTGAGCTTGAGCCAGCCACAACACTGGATGAAGCCATCAACTCGCTGATGATCGCGTACCATCACGTGCCATCAGTCACCAATATGCCGGTGTTCATCGGGCGGCTGGATAATTTGCTGCTGCCCTATTGTGACGGCGTGAGCGATGAAGAGCTATACACCAAACTCAAGCTGTTCTGGCGCTATCTGGACCGGGTTCTGCCGGATGCTTTCATGCATGCCAATGTTGGGCCAACAGATAACCGTGTTGCTCGTGCGGTTATGCAGGTGGACGCTGAGCTGAAGCAAATTGCCCCAAACCTCACCTTCATATGGGATCCTGAGGTCAGCACAGACGAGATTTTCAGTCAGGCGTGCCAGAGCATCATTGAATGTTCCAAGCCGCATATTGCCAACAACCCACTGCATCAACCGTTGTTTGATGATTACGGGTATGGCATTGCCAGTTGTTACAATGTTTTGCCGTTGTGTGGCGGTGCCTCTACTCTGACACGCATCAACCTGCGTGAAGTGGCGCGCCGTTCTAAAGACACCGCTGATTTCTTTGAGAATGTGCTGCCGAAATACATCGCCCTGAATTTCCGCCTGACAGAAGCGCGGATTG
The sequence above is drawn from the Pseudovibrio sp. Tun.PSC04-5.I4 genome and encodes:
- a CDS encoding YjjI family glycine radical enzyme, with the protein product MSELLERFKGITEDPSLSFAQKARYLSLEAENSLPYPELDEETAKALEERVICDMYEGHAPFKPRYVMPDYSVVLEQGSKFLELEPATTLDEAINSLMIAYHHVPSVTNMPVFIGRLDNLLLPYCDGVSDEELYTKLKLFWRYLDRVLPDAFMHANVGPTDNRVARAVMQVDAELKQIAPNLTFIWDPEVSTDEIFSQACQSIIECSKPHIANNPLHQPLFDDYGYGIASCYNVLPLCGGASTLTRINLREVARRSKDTADFFENVLPKYIALNFRLTEARIDHLFNKSGFFESFLIEEGWLRKDRFTAMYGIFAMAQCVNELQEKEGRDGKYGHDKVANTLGHRISKALYEAVEARPMENVWQGKAMLHSQAGLSDDDGCTPGVRIPYGTEPDPVTHVQALAGHHAYYPSGVSEILTLDETIENNPAALEQLVKGAFTMGFREFSANISNNDLIRITGYMVRLSDIAKFKECGGSRINTTVLGAEAADSGKILERAPRVMSHELTPRYSK
- a CDS encoding carboxymuconolactone decarboxylase family protein yields the protein MTVQNTINHYENAAPIMAALQGVEATISNTGFDEKLHHLILLRASQINGCGFCVQMHTRDARKAGV
- the sigJ gene encoding RNA polymerase sigma factor SigJ, with protein sequence MIKNSTLTVFESARPMLMGLAYRLLGTVAEAEDVVQETYLSWSTAKHAEIVNPDAWLTTVCTRKALDFLKSARKKRESYVGMWLPEPLHTASEDNPEDRIELAESLTMAFLLVMERLGPKEKAAFLLREVFSSSYEEVADILEISPASCRKLVSRAKANVQQASQCYVAPAEKQAVMVHAFQSALETGQTDKLSQLLAADVALISDGGGKVNAIPEPLVGLEQVLGFIRKAISPATRSGRAWIMELNACLSLVTVDGSGITTTFAFAYDAEMKVNAIYAQRNPDKLTAIH
- a CDS encoding NCS1 family transporter, translating into MAQTQVLDEVSRGQSRLMEPSILPVWLNQRAISNRGYIGLWISMAVIIATFQLGAGGVAGLPLPIVIATIFFANLLLGIVMALTADIGTEHGISFAVYLRAPFGTVGTHIPSITRGIVAAIWFGIQTYLGALALNGIFAYLTGFDNWIVWYISFAILQVANTAMGIRAVERLAKIAAPAIMAISVWMYFTVDGLATASGKDIWSFAGDAEISILALFVANMAFWSSLAVDIPNITRFLHVEAGTKSFFKRNKNVFLAQFVALPVVQSWIALIGAVSFIAAGDWNPITVIQGQGAGITLVVLLVMVVLAQWSTNTSANLIPAALTFVNAGAPWINYAMGLVLAAIVGTLAMPWLILDHLFTYLGLYGAMLASLGGIMICDYFVIRKRRLNVPELYEEDGQFHYIAGCNPAGLIAWAVGGALAIYAIELSYFVGFFTAFALYWVLMKAWILPKFKQDELMHADDEKYLATSVNRNWVYLEGQGMVKMDCASIPAHALSREDL